A part of Rattus rattus isolate New Zealand chromosome 4, Rrattus_CSIRO_v1, whole genome shotgun sequence genomic DNA contains:
- the Zdbf2 gene encoding LOW QUALITY PROTEIN: DBF4-type zinc finger-containing protein 2 (The sequence of the model RefSeq protein was modified relative to this genomic sequence to represent the inferred CDS: deleted 1 base in 1 codon), giving the protein MQKRQGYCSYCRVRYPSLEQHLFSAQHRSLTRQCRRRTITNNTLMERFLQDVLRHHPYNYQDSRPAPNEAAAAAAATAAAAATAAAAAAAADPGSPEVVILDDSDDDISAERNSEDSASVEEIDCRPGTSQERPEAAVRPSVIQKLERGQQQSLELAHKVESGVKKVNSVGVVQATTSGKKLVRPPVICNAPASSLPSGSFERPVAANSVPRLVLAVASDSFPACDTENLEKYFDSPDQGPSNPSSHPKTKDPKKKLSINLDKLLAQRNLRAKGASFSPVVRVRELTGPELCSVRAESSSELEAGTAGNPNETDTPPEQAREGAIPKRREAFRSNIVHPQEETHLVLNKSTLLKQKRSVSSEERFDHRSLQAVPGPSQAAVHDLSLLEEEEEEEQEEEEEQEEEEEQEEEEEGVDQEDVSYESRGSDMSFDCGSSCQSLSALSEPTTREIDVSEETHADAQPRNETPTVSGATSDNGSSSRQVATTHSQVITQNIQLISLVDESYESSGSEVNFDGDDSLPSTSHRPSQPVEVVVPLRLVDRSYGSGSSEPCEDSGSSADETPAAAGQQNPVNNAHANLVDENYGSSSFSSDSDAALDRPHMPVQERSPRDRAVEQENEDQPSSAEARPDRDGSLVTVADEAQREAEEINLPNQKNTSLGDTNCESHGPDVGFHADAQLEADQSPVNPEEVDLDLENQSVHSGISNLSFDSRASYQSANDQPQGAWGEVNLDELNVDMEVKSSGCSSSELTFDSDSPLLSVTERSLLDFEGINEDDFNLEDESCVSSSSDITFDSDIPNDSVADQPQVAVYEEEPVGLENKSNESCVSGITFDSDIPLHSGNDHPEVAVKEVIIQEEENVHLKGKNDNPSGSEICLDSNAPLHSVTNSDVAVKKINPPKEEQVHIEQIEQKESEPTDSELHLDSNSFNSKPGCSEDPIILRVSETRLDSPVPFQSVIRRCEVVVKNVCLQKEKHAELTSKSIESRSEISSASTAAPPVTEPYVGKKAKRKTKHLEEVNSDDEYGGCPPTFNSDVFPWSMTEKPQPVALKEGYADPKDERTELRGMEENLNTAGCLDSVISQPQLALKENCVELTDTDGKPSDSKASVDSTGHFHSLPKQEFDVVTEMNEWKKEAKVLEKKISELIYSKIIHDSNVSFRSAMDQLELALKQITLDGDDQVPLEDNSQDACSETNLDSNVSAQAVVEPPEVTVLEPEHVDLERRNNVSCDSQVSVDSNDSVQLEADQNSERGENRSQKNTDDMEGKREDAQGFGITCDSNVRQPLAGQIEVVQETDHWKDHVDLEDKIVESSDSKINFHSDEPLQAVTNATQEPVQEINLLRGHASLDGNGCESYGSGIVPVSNVIFCSVIQKPQRLQKGHASSKVKSSNPCGPEVSVDSRDGPEMSFDSNDPCQSAAGHLQKPVKEINLKEDHIYLEDKSYKLVDFEPTYDSDDPVQFVTDPSVEAVSIKEVNLQKENHDDLENENFQPCCSEVAYNSGVHLQSEVEPPQVACKEADLDKRELDVEDKCSVSCEPEVVYDSDVSFQIVVNQVQTSDGEADSPQVVFVDVVSSDSDCDREVISDSNIPLQPETMPPQMTIKETSDVNTDSLGSAANEKYYCKFCGCDYEASQSVTNQSKESFKIINRKNDYIILGDSTCPSCGHELNFNVDPSDQPTTCQLQEPDANVIDPEKKNYESKSSKRKYDWEDTAQPMTRQLQKTGEAISLRKDPKHRSKKDRPWGSSNFTVDRAAYAVSVIRQTAMKRSFLKRAHTVLKTASPNSYGSELNFQYDASLQSDPDQPQPKRPASRKKVTFDLRVTKYEYLPDPEYSEGEEVAEGDPKELVHEASPQVQGSPSSVRKTCSQGRGGDVKIHMQGCQSRFYSYYDGGSENKKIVLREEEKPTCSDLNQNTKSIQCVGGKVGDTGDFSVALGKPSCSPPEGHQQPGQGTSQNQVGGVRGGTQASSGKKRKITAQQGDSPKRKYFRHDRQKKKKAQTGTTELPEPQTKVLEPVQPDSLVYIFSSLSMKEDQSLNPPKKKPGSDRDLRGAYSCKKHTSSGPRRKRTVVNPPQNLRVPDVGRCEVVGLDLNRRDPRSNAGENGANRQNLASTSFMTTPKRSVLRFHRTSQSSFLKKSEDVGATQVPKDNFQQTLVNRDGAKKFRRSVRKEVFENKNQRKFWKKKMVAANKSCLIKNAYETAVLQKKSRLASEKLALWIQLKATDITRKYVSKCHDVVRRRHQSKTVLIRMQLRKKKIVARKIKEAKRAAEALRLESRTVLPAVLPAVLPAVLPAVLPAVLPAGAEKQQLSTPAVPAELPALPAHLSDAGGVKRYRKTYYRKRKRLLPVREYDLRSLSSTPNTDRMVTRLASKSKSNEAK; this is encoded by the exons CACTTGTTTAGTGCTCAGCACAGAAGCCTGACCAGACAGTGCAGACGCCGGACAATTACCAATAACACCCTGATGGAACGCTTTTTGCAGGATGTCCTACGACACCACCCATACAATTATCAAGACAGTAG ACCTGCACCAAatgaggcagcagcagcagcagcagcaacagcagcagcagcagcaacagcagcagcagcagcagcagcagcagatccTGGATCACCTGAAGTGGTGATTTTGGATGACTCTGATGATGATATCAGTGCAGAGAGGAACTCCGAGGATTCAGCATCTGTCGAAGAGATAGATTGTAGACCTGGTACTTCTCAGGAACGCCCAGAGGCTGCTGTTAGACCATCAGTTATTCAAAAACTGGAACGGGGACAGCAGCAGTCCTTGGAATTGGCTCATAAAGTTGAGAGTGGTGTGAAAAAAGTTAATTCAGTCGGTGTTGTTCAGGCTACAACTAGTGGAAAAAAGTTAGTGCGTCCCCCTGTGATTTGTAATGCTCCTGCCAGCTCTTTGCCTAGCGGCTCTTTCGAGAGACCAGTTGCGGCTAACAGTGTTCCTCGGTTAGTACTGGCAGTTGCTTCAGATTCCTTTCCAGCTTGTGACACAGAGAATCTTGAAAAATACTTTGATTCCCCAGATCAGGGCCCTAGCAACCCATCATCTCACCCCAAAActaaagacccaaaaaagaaactAAGTATAAATTTAGACAAATTGCTTGCACAGAGAAATCTCAGAGCTAAGGGTGCGTCTTTTTCCCCTGTCGTACGAGTCCGTGAGCTAACAGGTCCTGAGCTTTGTTCTGTAAGAGCTGAGTCTTCTTCTGAGTTAGAGGCAGGTACAGCAGGAAACCCAAATGAGACTGACACACCACCAGAACAAGCACGCGAAGGTGCCATTCCAAAGCGTCGTGAGGCATTTCGTTCAAATATAGTTCATCCCCAAGAAGAAACACATTTGGTTCTTAACAAGTCAACACTTCTGAAGCAGAAGCGCTCAGTGAGTTCTGAAGAGAGGTTTGATCATAGGTCTCTTCAGGCAGTACCTGGTCCTTCCCAAGCTGCTGTACATGACTTAAGTCttttggaggaggaagaagaggaggaacaggaagaagaggaggaacaggaagaagaggaggagcaggaagaggaggaggagggagttgaCCAAGAAGATGTGAGCTATGAATCTAGAGGATCTGACATGAGTTTTGATTGTGGGTCCTCTTGTCAGTCACTGAGTGCCCTATCTGAACCGACCACCAGAGAAATAGATGTATCAGAAGAAACACATGCTGATGCACAGCCTAGGAACGAAACACCCACTGTTTCTGGAGCAACTTCAGATAATGGTAGCAGTTCTCGTCAGGTGGCTACCACCCATTCTCAAGTGATTACACAGAACATACAGCTCATTAGTCTGGTTGATGAAAGCTATGAGTCTAGTGGCTCTGAAGTGAATTTTGATGGTGATGACTCACTTCCATCAACTAGTCACCGTCCCTCACAGCCTGTGGAAGTAGTAGTGCCCCTTCGTTTGGTTGATAGGAGCTATGGAAGTGGCAGCTCTGAACCATGTGAGGATTCTGGGTCCTCAGCTGATGAgactccagcagcagcaggacagcAAAATCCTGTGAACAATGCCCATGCAAACCTGGTTGATGAGAACTACGGGTCAAGTAGTTTCAGTTCTGACAGTGATGCAGCTCTGGACCGTCCCCATATGCCTGTTCAAGAAAGAAGCCCGAGAGACAGAGCCGTCGAGCAGGAAAATGAAGACCAACCAAGTAGTGCTGAAGCACGTCCTGACCGTGATGGTTCTCTTGTGACAGTGGCTGATGAAgcccagagagaggcagaagaaataAATCTTCCAAACCAGAAGAATACCAGCCTTGGGGATACGAACTGTGAGTCTCATGGTCCTGACGTGGGTTTTCATGCTGATGCTCAATTAGAGGCTGATCAATCTCCAGTAAATCCTGAGGAAGTAGATCTTGACCTAGAAAATCAGAGTGTTCACTCTGGCATTTCTAATCTAAGTTTTGATTCCCGTGCTTCTTATCAGTCAGCTAATGATCAACCTCAAGGGGCTTGGGGTGAAGTAAATCTTGATGAGTTAAATGTCGACATGGAAGttaagagcagtgggtgctccaGTTCTGAGTTGACATTTGATTCCGATTCCCCTCTTCTGTCAGTTACTGAGCGGTCTCTGCTGGATTTTGAAGGAATAAACGAAGATGACTTTAACCTGGAAGATGAAAGCTGTGTGTCAAGTAGTTCTGACATAACTTTTGATTCTGATATTCCCAATGACTCAGTAGCTGACCAACCTCAAGTAGCTGTTTATGAGGAGGAACCTGTTGGTCTGGAAAATAAGAGTAATGAATCTTGTGTTTCTGGAATAACATTTGATTCTGATATTCCTCTTCATTCAGGAAATGATCACCCTGAAGTAGCTGTTAAAGAAGTAATcattcaggaagaagaaaacGTTCACTTAAAAGGGAAGAATGACAATCCCAGTGGTTCTGAAATTTGTTTGGATTCTAATGCCCCTCTTCATTCAGTGACTAATTCTGATGTAGCTGTTAAAAAGATAAATCCCCCCAAAGAAGAGCAGGTACATATAGAACAAATTGAACAAAAGGAAAGTGAACCTACTGATTCTGAATTACATTTGGATTCTAACTCTTTTAATTCAAAGCCCGGATGTTCTGAAGATCCCATTATATTACGTGTTTCTGAAACAAGATTGGATTCTCCTGTCCCCTTTCAGTCAGTTATTCGCAGGTGTGAAGTAGTTGTCAAAAATGTatgtcttcaaaaagaaaagcatgctGAATTAACAAGTAAAAGCATAGAATCTCGTTCTGAAATAAGTTCAGCTTCTACTGCTGCTCCTCCAGTGACGGAACCTTATGTAGgtaagaaagcaaagagaaagacaaagcatCTTGAGGAAGTCAACAGTGATGACGAATATGGTGGCTGTCCACCAACTTTCAATTCTGACGTTTTTCCTTGGTCAATGACTGAAAAACCTCAACCAGTTGCTTTGAAAGAGGGCTATGCTGACCCAAAAGATGAAAGGACTGAGCTTAGAGGAATGGAAGAAAATCTGAATACTGCTGGTTGTCTTGATTCAGTCATTAGTCAGCCTCAGTTAGCCTTGAAGGAAAACTGTGTCgaactcacagacacagatggcAAACCCAGTGATTCTAAAGCAAGTGTTGATTCTACTGGTCATTTTCATTCACTGCCTAAACAAGAGTTTGATGTGGTTACAGAAATGAACGAGTGGAAAAAAGAGGCAAAGGTTCTTGAAAAGAAGATCAGTGAGCTGATTTATTCAAAAATAATACATGACTCTAATGTTTCTTTTCGTTCTGCAATGGATCAACTTGAACTAGCTCTTAAACAAATAACTCTTGATGGTGATGATCAAGTGCCCTTGGAAGATAACAGCCAAGATGCGTGTTCTGAAACAAATTTGGATTCCAATGTCTCAGCCCAGGCAGTAGTTGAACCACCTGAAGTAACTGTTTTGGAGCCTGAACATGTTGATCTGGAACGTAGGAATAACGTGTCTTGTGATTCTCAAGTAAGCGTTGATTCTAATGACTCTGTCCAGTTAGAGGCTGATCAGAATAGTGAAAGGGGTgaaaacagaagtcagaagaataCAGATGACATGGAAGGTAAGAGGGAGGACGCACAGGGTTTTGGAATTACATGTGATTCCAATGTCCGCCAGCCATTGGCTGGCCAAATTGAAGTAGTTCAGGAGACTGACCATTGGAAAGATCATGTTGATTTGGAAGATAAGATTGTTGAATCTAGTGACtcaaaaataaactttcattCTGATGAACCACTTCAGGCTGTGACTAATGCAACACAAGAGCCCGTTCAAGAAATAAATTTACTGAGGGGACATGCTAGTCTGGATGGTAATGGCTGTGAGTCCTATGGCTCTGGAATAGTTCCTGTTTCGAATGTCATTTTTTGCTCAGTGATTCAGAAACCACAACGTTTGCAAAAAGGGCATGCCAGTTCGAAAGTAAAGAGCAGCAATCCTTGTGGTCCTGAAGTGAGTGTTGATTCCCGTGACGGTCCAGAAATGAGTTTTGATTCCAATGATCCTTGTCAATCAGCAGCAGGCCATCTTCAAAAACCTGTCAAGGAAATAAACCTGAAGGAAGACCATATTTACCTAGAAGATAAGAGCTACAAGCTAGTTGACTTTGAACCAACTTATGATTCTGATGACCCTGTTCAGTTTGTGACAGATCCATCTGTGGAGGCTGTATCTATCAAAGAAGTAAACTTGCAAAAGGAGAATCATGATGACCTAGAAAATGAGAACTTCCAGCCATGTTGTTCTGAAGTAGCATATAATTCTGGTGTTCATCTGCAGTCGGAAGTTGAGCCACCTCAAGTGGCTTGCAAGGAAGCAGACCTTGACAAAAGAGAGCTTGACGTAGAGGACAAGTGCAGTGTATCGTGTGAGCCTGAAGTGGTGTATGATTCTGATGTTTCTTTTCAGATAGTAGTTAACCAGGTTCAGACATCGGATGGAGAAGCAGATTCACCACAGGTGGTGTTTGTGGATGTCGTGTCTAGTGATAGTGATTGTGACCGGGAAGTAATTTCTGATTCAAATATCCCTCTTCAGCCTGAAACCATGCCACCTCAAATGACTATCAAAGAAACTAGTGATGTAAACACAGATTCTCTTGGTTCTGCAGCAAACGAAAAGTACTACTGTAAATTCTGTGGTTGTGATTATGAAGCCTCTCAGTCAGTGACAAACCAATCCAAGGaaagtttcaaaataataaacaggAAGAATGACTACATTATCCTAGGAGATTCCACTTGTCCATCTTGTGGTCATGAACTCAATTTCAATGTTGATCCCTCTGATCAGCCCACTACCTGCCAGTTACAAGAGCCTGATGCTAATGTTATTGacccagaaaaaaagaactatgaaTCTAAGAgttctaaaagaaaatatgattggGAAGATACTGCTCAGCCAATGACTCGCCAACTACAGAAAACTGGAGAAGCCATCAGTCTTCGGAAAGATCCAAAACATAGATCCAAAAAAGATCGGCCCTGGGGGTCCAGTAATTTTACAGTTGACCGTGCTGCCTATGCTGTGTCAGTGATCCGCCAAACAGCTATGAAGCGCAGCTTTTTGAAGAGGGCACATACAGTTCTAAAAACCGCAAGTCCTAACTCCTATGGATCTGAGCTAAATTTTCAATATGATGCCTCACTTCAGTCTGACCCTGACCAACCTCAACCTAAGAGACCAGCCTCTCGTAAGAAAGTGACTTTTGACTTGAGAGTAACTAAGTATGAGTATCTACCAGACCCAGAATACTCAGAAGGAGAAGAGGTTGCAGAGGGTGATCCTAAGGAATTAGTTCATGAAGCCTCACCTCAGGTTCAGGGTTCTCCATCATCTGTTAGAAAAACATGTTCTCAGGGGAGAGGAGGTGATGTGAAAATACACATGCAGGGATGTCAAAGTCGTTTCTACAGTTACTATGATGGTGGCTCTGAGAACAAGAAAATTGTtttgagggaagaagaaaagcctACCTGCTCTGACCTTAATCAGAACACCAAATCAATTCAATGTGTTGGAGGTAAAGTTGGAGACACTGGTGACTTTTCAGTAGCCTTAGGAAAACCATCTTGTTCCCCACCAGAGGGGCATCAGCAACCTGGGCAGGGGACTTCTCAGAACCAGGTAGGAGGAGTAAGAGGTGGAACTCAAGCAAGttctgggaagaagaggaaaattacAGCACAACAAGGTGACTCACCAAAAAGGAAGTATTTCCGCCATGAtcgccag aaaaaaaaaaaagcccaaacggGGACAACTGAGTTacctgaaccacaaaccaaagttTTAGAACCTGTGCAGCCTGATTCCTTGGTCTACATTTTTTCCTCTCTAAGCATGAAGGAAGATCAGTCTTTGAACCCACCTAAGAAAAAGCCTGGCAGTGACAGGGACTTACGAGGCGCATACAGCTGTAAAAAGCACACCTCTTCTGGCCCTCGAAGGAAGAGAACTGTCGTTAATCCTCCACAGAATCTAAGAGTACCAGACGTTGGCAGATGTGAGGTAGTTGGCCTTGATCTTAATAGGCGTGACCCAAGGTCCAATGCAGGAGAAAATGGTGCCAACAGACAAAACCTGGCTTCAACATCTTTTATGACAACGCCAAAAAGATCTGTGTTAAGATTCCACAGGACCAGTCAATCGTCATTTCTAAAAAAATCAGAAGATGTGGGTGCTACTCAAGTTCCAAAGGATAATTTCCAGCAGACTCTTGTAAATCGTGATGGTGCCAAAAAATTTCGCAGATCAGTTAGAAAGgaagtttttgaaaataaaaatcaaaggaaattttGGAAAAAGAAGATGGTGGCTGCAAACAAATCATGCCTCATCAAAAATGCTTATGAAACAGCGGTTCTCCAGAAAAAATCAAGACTAGCTTCAGAAAAGTTGGCTCTTTGGATTCAGCTGAAAGCGACTGACATCACCAGGAAGTATGTCTCTAAATGCCATGATGTCGTGCGCAGGAGGCATCAATCAAAGACCGTTCTTATAAGAATGCaactgaggaagaagaaaatagttGCTAGGAAGATAAAGGAAGCCAAGAGAGCAGCTGAAGCGCTCAGGCTCGAGAGTCGCACAGTTCTCCCAGCGGTTCTCCCAGCGGTTCTCCCAGCGGTTCTCCCAGCGGTTCTCCCAGCGGTTCTCCCAGCCGGTGCTGAAAAGCAGCAGTTAAGCACACCTGCAGTGCCTGCAGagctgcctgccctgcctgcccatcTTTCCGATGCTGGAGGAGTAAAGCGCTACCGGAAAACTTACTACCGCAAAAGGAAGAGACTCCTTCCTGTGAGAGAATATGACCTCAGAAGCTTGAGTTCCACACCAAATACAGACCGGATGGTGACGCGGCTTGCAAGCAAGTCGAAAAGTAATGAGGCAAAATAA